A single region of the Streptomyces sp. ITFR-16 genome encodes:
- a CDS encoding DUF1295 domain-containing protein yields MSGFAWAAFAQGLVPCAGAALAVMLATFAVGLYKGVHRVVDAAWGLGFTAVALVSYVLSAGEGDDTRRLLVTVLTAVWGLRLAWHIARRGRGHGEDPRYEKMLAKAPGNPDLYALRKVYLLQGALVWLISLPVQAAGYLTGPVGVLAWAGAGLWAAGLIFEGVGDHQLARFKADPANRGKIMDRGLWSWTRHPNYFGDFCVWWGLFLIVCQAPGAAAATLVAPVLMSYLLIGGSGKALLERHMAERPGFAAYAARTSGFFPRPPRG; encoded by the coding sequence ATGAGCGGCTTCGCATGGGCGGCCTTCGCCCAGGGCCTCGTGCCCTGTGCGGGGGCCGCCCTCGCCGTCATGCTCGCCACCTTCGCCGTCGGCCTGTACAAGGGCGTGCACCGGGTCGTGGACGCCGCGTGGGGCCTGGGCTTCACCGCCGTCGCCCTCGTCTCGTACGTCCTGTCGGCGGGCGAGGGAGACGACACCCGCCGGCTGCTGGTCACCGTGCTCACGGCGGTCTGGGGGCTGCGCCTGGCGTGGCACATCGCCCGCCGGGGCCGGGGCCACGGCGAGGACCCCCGGTACGAGAAGATGCTCGCCAAGGCGCCGGGCAACCCGGATCTCTACGCCCTGCGCAAGGTCTATCTGCTCCAGGGCGCTCTGGTCTGGCTGATCTCGCTCCCGGTGCAGGCCGCCGGGTATCTGACCGGACCGGTGGGGGTCTTGGCCTGGGCGGGCGCCGGGCTGTGGGCGGCCGGCCTGATCTTCGAGGGCGTCGGCGACCATCAGCTGGCCCGGTTCAAGGCCGATCCGGCCAACCGGGGGAAGATCATGGACCGGGGGCTGTGGTCCTGGACCCGGCATCCGAACTACTTCGGCGACTTCTGCGTCTGGTGGGGCCTGTTCCTGATCGTCTGCCAGGCGCCGGGAGCGGCCGCCGCCACGCTGGTGGCGCCCGTCCTGATGAGCTACCTGCTCATCGGCGGCAGCGGAAAGGCCCTGCTGGAACGGCACATGGCCGAGCGGCCCGGCTTCGCCGCGTACGCCGCGCGCACCAGCGGCTTCTTCCCGCGCCCGCCGCGCGGCTGA
- a CDS encoding cyclopropane-fatty-acyl-phospholipid synthase family protein: MSVTTSHSPSPAPCVPAPGIDPERWPDVVTPPPSSRLRTAVAERVVRRALARLPLRARLAGREDIGLGGPLMDIRDPAAFFRRIGADGLIGFGESYMAGEWDSPDPVGVLTVLADQVATLIPQSLQRLRPLWAHRRPAGQLGTQEGARDNISHHYDLSNDLFALFLDETLSYSAALFRGFPAEPALLPAAQHRKIDRLLDLAGVGPGTELLEIGTGWGELAIRAAGRGARVVSVTLSREQRDLARHRIREAGHEDRVDVRLCDYRDIGGSYDAIVSVEMIEAVGAEFWPVYFRTLDQRLAPGGRVALQAITMPDDRMRAGRDTFTWIQKYIFPGGLLPSVEAVDEVTAAHTALRVERCDSFGSHYAETLRLWRERFTEQAAQVDALGFDATFRRMWTFYLAYSEAGFRSGYLDVRHMLLTRGDTA; encoded by the coding sequence ATGAGCGTGACCACGTCCCACTCGCCGTCCCCCGCACCCTGCGTGCCCGCCCCCGGCATCGACCCCGAACGCTGGCCCGACGTGGTGACCCCGCCGCCGTCCTCCCGGCTGCGGACGGCGGTCGCCGAACGCGTGGTGCGACGCGCGCTGGCCCGGCTGCCGCTGCGGGCCCGGCTCGCGGGCCGCGAGGACATCGGCCTCGGCGGCCCGCTGATGGACATCCGCGACCCCGCCGCCTTCTTCCGCAGGATCGGGGCCGACGGACTGATCGGCTTCGGCGAGTCGTACATGGCGGGGGAGTGGGACTCGCCCGACCCCGTCGGCGTCCTCACCGTCCTCGCCGACCAGGTCGCCACCCTGATCCCGCAGTCCCTCCAGCGGCTGCGGCCCCTCTGGGCCCACCGCCGCCCCGCCGGACAGCTCGGCACCCAGGAAGGCGCCCGCGACAACATCAGCCACCACTACGACCTGTCCAACGACCTCTTCGCGCTCTTCCTCGACGAGACCCTCAGCTACTCCGCCGCCCTCTTCCGCGGCTTCCCCGCCGAACCCGCCCTGCTGCCCGCCGCCCAGCACCGCAAGATCGACCGGCTGCTCGACCTCGCCGGCGTCGGACCCGGCACCGAGCTCCTGGAGATCGGCACCGGCTGGGGCGAACTCGCCATCCGCGCCGCCGGCCGGGGCGCCCGCGTCGTCTCCGTCACCCTCTCCCGCGAACAGCGCGACCTCGCCCGCCACCGGATCAGGGAGGCGGGCCACGAGGACCGGGTCGACGTCCGGCTCTGCGACTACCGGGACATCGGCGGCAGTTACGACGCGATCGTCAGCGTCGAGATGATCGAGGCGGTCGGCGCGGAGTTCTGGCCGGTCTACTTCCGCACCCTGGACCAGCGGCTCGCCCCCGGCGGCCGGGTCGCCCTCCAGGCCATCACCATGCCGGACGACCGTATGCGCGCAGGCCGCGACACCTTCACCTGGATCCAGAAGTACATCTTCCCCGGCGGGCTCCTGCCGTCCGTCGAGGCCGTCGACGAGGTCACCGCCGCCCACACCGCGCTGCGCGTGGAGCGCTGCGACTCCTTCGGCAGCCACTACGCCGAGACGCTGCGGCTGTGGCGCGAACGGTTCACCGAACAGGCCGCGCAGGTCGACGCGCTCGGCTTCGACGCCACGTTCCGCCGTATGTGGACCTTCTACCTCGCCTACTCCGAAGCCGGGTTCCGCTCCGGCTACCTCGATGTGCGGCACATGCTGCTGACCCGTGGAGACACCGCATGA
- a CDS encoding helix-turn-helix transcriptional regulator, translating into MAKRRKLSNPLALTVMVLLAERSMHPYEIAQTLRRRGKQHSVKINFGSLYTVVQNLEKHGYVEVAGVQRQGNRPERTLYGITEAGRAEMLDWLSDLIAVPADEFPAFDTALSLLPVLPPDEVAELLVDREQAQSVKAAALRGVLSQLGDTLPRVFVVETEYQLHMLEAQLEWIRSFRKEITDSTISGIGEWKSFHETGEVPQDWQDLDEQEIVLDPDRTV; encoded by the coding sequence ATGGCCAAGCGGCGCAAGCTGAGCAACCCGCTGGCGCTGACGGTGATGGTGCTGCTCGCCGAGCGCTCCATGCATCCGTACGAGATCGCCCAGACCCTCCGCCGCCGGGGCAAGCAGCACAGCGTGAAGATCAACTTCGGCTCGCTCTACACCGTGGTCCAGAACCTGGAGAAGCACGGGTACGTGGAGGTCGCGGGCGTGCAGCGCCAGGGCAACCGCCCGGAGCGCACGCTGTACGGCATCACCGAGGCCGGGCGCGCCGAGATGCTGGACTGGCTGTCCGACCTGATCGCGGTGCCCGCCGACGAGTTCCCCGCCTTCGACACGGCCCTGTCGCTGCTTCCGGTGCTGCCGCCGGACGAGGTGGCGGAGCTCCTGGTCGACCGTGAACAGGCGCAGTCGGTGAAGGCCGCGGCGCTCCGGGGGGTGCTCTCCCAGCTGGGTGACACGCTGCCCCGGGTCTTCGTCGTGGAGACCGAGTACCAGCTCCACATGCTGGAGGCGCAGTTGGAGTGGATCAGGAGTTTCCGCAAGGAGATCACCGACTCCACCATCAGCGGCATCGGGGAATGGAAGTCGTTCCACGAGACCGGTGAGGTGCCCCAGGACTGGCAGGACCTGGACGAACAGGAGATCGTCCTCGACCCCGACCGCACGGTGTGA
- a CDS encoding cyclopropane-fatty-acyl-phospholipid synthase family protein — protein MTLTDRPTAPGAAQRLEPLVEQFLGGPLPVRVRMWDGSETGAADGPLVHVRSRRALRRLLWAPGELGLAEAYITGDIDIDGDLADGLRAMRHAVRERGLRPPRPGVAARLKAARTALRLGAAGPRPPAPAARAGLHGVLHSKARDRAAISHHYDLSNAFYALLLDETMAYSCGYWTSDDPGYGPTDAQRDKLELICRKLGLRPGARLLDIGCGWGSLTLYAAQRHGVRVTAVTLAREQAAYVREQVAARGLADLVEVRCCDYRDIESAPGHEGGYDAVSTVEMGEHVGDAQYPGFAATLHTMVRPRGRVLVQQMSRGRNAPGGGAFIESYIAPDMHMRPLGETVALLEGAGLEVRDVEGLREHYVRTVDAWRRTLEERHEEFTGLVGEETVRVWRLYLAGGALAFDERRMGVDQILSVRPEPTGAAGMPETRAGWYAAPAEVPAARDGASTGRAR, from the coding sequence ATGACCCTCACCGACAGGCCCACCGCCCCCGGGGCCGCACAGCGCCTCGAACCCCTCGTCGAGCAGTTCCTCGGCGGCCCGCTCCCGGTCCGGGTACGGATGTGGGACGGCAGCGAGACCGGCGCCGCCGACGGCCCCCTGGTCCACGTACGCTCCCGGCGCGCCCTGCGCAGACTCCTGTGGGCCCCGGGCGAACTCGGCCTCGCGGAGGCGTACATCACCGGCGACATCGACATCGACGGAGACCTCGCGGACGGGCTGAGAGCCATGCGCCACGCCGTCCGCGAGCGCGGACTGCGCCCGCCGCGCCCCGGCGTCGCCGCCCGGCTGAAGGCCGCGCGCACCGCGCTGCGGCTGGGTGCGGCAGGCCCCCGGCCGCCCGCGCCCGCCGCCCGCGCCGGACTGCACGGCGTGCTGCACAGCAAGGCCCGCGACCGGGCCGCCATCAGCCACCACTACGACCTCTCCAACGCCTTCTACGCCCTGCTCCTCGACGAGACGATGGCCTACTCCTGCGGCTACTGGACGAGCGACGACCCCGGCTACGGCCCCACCGACGCCCAGCGCGACAAGCTGGAACTGATCTGCCGCAAGCTCGGACTGCGCCCGGGGGCGCGGCTGCTGGACATCGGCTGCGGCTGGGGCTCGCTCACGCTGTACGCCGCCCAGCGGCACGGCGTCCGGGTCACCGCCGTCACCCTGGCCCGGGAACAGGCCGCCTACGTCCGCGAGCAGGTGGCCGCACGCGGCCTGGCGGACCTGGTCGAGGTCCGCTGCTGCGACTACCGCGACATCGAGAGCGCCCCCGGGCACGAGGGCGGATACGACGCGGTGTCCACCGTCGAGATGGGCGAGCACGTCGGGGACGCGCAGTACCCGGGCTTCGCCGCCACCCTGCACACGATGGTCCGGCCGCGCGGCCGGGTGCTCGTCCAGCAGATGTCCCGGGGGCGCAACGCGCCGGGCGGCGGTGCGTTCATCGAGTCGTACATCGCGCCCGACATGCACATGCGCCCGCTCGGCGAGACCGTCGCGCTGCTGGAGGGCGCGGGCCTGGAGGTCCGGGACGTCGAGGGGCTGCGCGAGCACTACGTGCGGACCGTCGACGCGTGGCGCCGCACCCTTGAGGAGCGCCACGAGGAGTTCACCGGCCTCGTCGGCGAGGAGACCGTGCGGGTGTGGCGGCTCTATCTGGCCGGGGGCGCCCTCGCCTTCGACGAGCGGCGGATGGGCGTGGACCAGATCCTGTCCGTACGCCCGGAGCCGACCGGCGCCGCCGGGATGCCGGAGACCCGGGCCGGCTGGTACGCGGCCCCGGCCGAGGTGCCGGCCGCCCGTGACGGGGCCAGCACCGGGCGCGCGCGATGA
- a CDS encoding anti-sigma factor gives MSSDAGLHTLTGAYALHALPESERRDFERHLGDCEACSVEVRELSETATRLGLAVSATPPRELRERVLTEIATVRQEPPSGGRGVRSGSTGRGVRGGPARWPRFALAASLVAAAGFGGVAVWQHQEAQDAQETARATQRQSEQLAQVLAAPDAQSSSGTLKDGAKGTVVVSKSQDRAVFLASGLAEAPSGKVYQLWFDDDGTMRPAGLMKAAGPSSTTYTTLLDGPVDGATGMGITVEPAGGSAQPTSEPLALMHLPA, from the coding sequence ATGAGCAGCGACGCGGGACTGCACACACTGACCGGGGCCTATGCCCTGCACGCACTGCCGGAGTCCGAACGACGGGACTTCGAACGCCATCTGGGCGACTGCGAGGCCTGCTCCGTCGAGGTGCGGGAGCTCTCCGAGACCGCGACCCGGCTCGGGCTCGCCGTCTCCGCCACCCCGCCGCGCGAACTGCGCGAGCGGGTGCTGACCGAGATCGCGACCGTGCGCCAGGAGCCGCCGTCCGGCGGCCGGGGTGTCCGCAGCGGGTCGACCGGTCGCGGTGTCCGGGGCGGGCCGGCCCGCTGGCCCCGGTTCGCGCTCGCCGCGAGCCTGGTGGCGGCGGCCGGCTTCGGCGGGGTCGCGGTCTGGCAGCACCAGGAGGCACAGGACGCCCAGGAGACGGCGCGGGCCACCCAGCGGCAGAGCGAGCAGCTCGCCCAGGTCCTCGCCGCTCCCGACGCGCAGTCCAGTTCCGGGACGCTGAAGGACGGGGCGAAGGGCACCGTGGTGGTCTCCAAGAGCCAGGACCGGGCCGTGTTCCTGGCCTCGGGGCTGGCAGAGGCGCCCAGCGGCAAGGTCTACCAGCTGTGGTTCGACGACGACGGCACGATGCGCCCGGCGGGCCTGATGAAGGCGGCGGGCCCCTCGTCGACGACGTACACCACCCTGCTGGACGGGCCGGTGGACGGCGCCACGGGCATGGGCATCACCGTCGAACCGGCGGGCGGCTCGGCGCAGCCGACGTCCGAGCCGCTGGCGCTGATGCATCTGCCCGCCTGA
- a CDS encoding FAD-dependent oxidoreductase translates to MTTRRRRTAVVGSGVAGLTAAHILRTAHDVTLFEADDRVGGHAHTHDLPASDGRVHRVDSGFIVHNRRTYPHLLRLFAELAVPTQESEMSMSVRCEGCGLEYAGARGPAGLLARPAQLRDPAYLRMLAAVPRFHRAARRLLADGGPDADTVTLGEFAARGRFSPYFTAHFLTPVVSAVWSCDPVTAMRYPARYLVRFLDHHGMLAVGGSPVWRTVTGGSGAYVERVTKQLAAVRTATPVRAVRRHADGVEIVTADDTAEDFDSVVIATHPDQALRLLADPTDQETRTLGAFRYSRNPTLLHTDTRLLPAARGARASWNYLMPSCAADAAQVTVSYDMNRLQRLDAPETFVVTLNGADRVAPGLVRARMVYEHPVYTPESVAAQARLPALSGPVTAYAGAYHGWGFHEDGCRSGAEAAAALGVDW, encoded by the coding sequence ATGACAACCAGGCGGCGACGCACGGCCGTGGTGGGGAGCGGGGTGGCGGGGCTGACCGCCGCCCACATCCTGCGGACGGCCCACGACGTGACGCTGTTCGAGGCGGACGACCGGGTGGGCGGCCACGCGCACACCCATGACCTCCCCGCTTCGGACGGCCGCGTCCACCGCGTGGACTCCGGCTTCATCGTGCACAACCGGCGCACCTATCCCCATCTGCTGCGCCTCTTCGCGGAACTCGCCGTCCCGACGCAGGAGTCGGAGATGAGCATGTCCGTACGGTGCGAGGGGTGCGGGCTTGAGTACGCGGGCGCGCGCGGCCCCGCCGGTCTGCTGGCCCGGCCGGCGCAGCTGCGCGACCCCGCCTATCTGCGGATGCTCGCCGCCGTGCCCCGGTTCCACCGCGCCGCCCGGCGGCTGCTGGCGGACGGCGGCCCGGACGCGGACACCGTGACCCTCGGTGAGTTCGCCGCCCGGGGCCGCTTCTCCCCGTACTTCACCGCCCACTTCCTCACCCCGGTGGTCTCCGCGGTCTGGTCCTGCGACCCGGTCACCGCGATGCGCTACCCGGCCCGCTACCTCGTCCGCTTCCTCGACCACCACGGGATGCTCGCCGTCGGCGGCTCCCCGGTGTGGCGCACCGTCACCGGCGGATCGGGCGCCTACGTCGAACGGGTCACCAAACAGCTCGCCGCCGTCCGCACCGCCACCCCGGTCCGGGCCGTGCGCCGCCACGCGGACGGCGTCGAGATCGTCACCGCCGACGACACGGCGGAGGACTTCGACTCCGTCGTCATCGCCACCCACCCCGACCAGGCGCTGCGCCTCCTCGCCGACCCCACGGACCAGGAGACCCGCACCCTGGGGGCGTTCCGCTACTCCCGCAACCCCACCCTGCTGCACACCGACACCCGGCTGCTGCCCGCCGCCCGCGGCGCCCGCGCCTCCTGGAACTATCTGATGCCCTCCTGCGCCGCCGACGCCGCCCAGGTCACCGTCAGCTACGACATGAACCGGCTCCAGCGGCTCGACGCCCCCGAGACGTTCGTCGTCACCCTCAACGGCGCCGACCGCGTCGCCCCCGGCCTCGTCCGCGCCCGCATGGTCTACGAACACCCCGTCTACACCCCCGAGTCGGTCGCCGCCCAGGCCCGGCTGCCCGCGCTGTCCGGCCCGGTCACCGCCTACGCGGGGGCGTACCACGGCTGGGGCTTCCACGAGGACGGCTGCCGCTCGGGGGCGGAGGCGGCCGCCGCGCTGGGGGTGGACTGGTGA
- a CDS encoding sigma-70 family RNA polymerase sigma factor, with protein sequence MKEAVHISGRASAGPDLQELLGMVARGDQDAFAQVYEAVCGPVLGLVRSVLRDPAQSEEVAQEVLVEVWRTAPRFKAARGSAMNWVLTLAHHRAVDRVRSVEATTAREHKAALLDRTPAFDDVTEQVESRLEREQVRRCMRTLSELQRESVTLAYYRGLTYREVAELIAVPLGTIKTRLRDGLIRMRDCLGVSS encoded by the coding sequence GTGAAAGAAGCCGTGCACATCAGCGGACGGGCCTCGGCGGGGCCCGATCTCCAGGAGCTCCTGGGGATGGTCGCCCGCGGCGACCAGGACGCCTTCGCCCAGGTCTACGAGGCGGTCTGCGGACCGGTGCTCGGGCTCGTCCGCAGTGTTCTGCGCGACCCGGCCCAGTCCGAGGAGGTCGCCCAGGAGGTGCTGGTCGAGGTGTGGCGCACGGCGCCGCGCTTCAAGGCCGCCCGGGGCAGCGCCATGAACTGGGTGCTGACCCTGGCCCACCACCGGGCCGTGGACCGGGTCCGCTCGGTCGAGGCGACGACGGCCCGTGAGCACAAGGCCGCGCTGCTCGACCGCACGCCCGCCTTCGACGACGTGACCGAACAGGTCGAGAGCCGGCTGGAGCGCGAACAGGTGCGCCGCTGTATGCGGACCCTGTCCGAGCTGCAACGGGAGTCCGTCACTCTGGCCTACTACCGCGGCCTGACCTATCGCGAGGTGGCGGAGCTGATCGCGGTACCGCTCGGCACGATCAAGACTCGACTGCGCGACGGACTGATCCGGATGCGCGACTGCCTCGGGGTGAGTTCATGA
- a CDS encoding DUF1365 domain-containing protein: MVNALYPCAITHVRSAPRRYAFRHRTYLWLIDPDAPPPLPRALRPLAGFDARDHFGGTAPTIRAGLARFLAAHGVDLADGSVRMLTQARVLGHVFNPLTVYWCRRADGTPLCTVAEVHNTYGERHCYLLRPDDSGRADTRKQFYVSPFFGTDADYRMRLPEPGPRLALTIHLERAGTRPFTATVTGRRRPATPGTLLRLAVRHPWSTAVVSAAIRLHGIRLLARGLRVRPRPDHPLQEGMR; this comes from the coding sequence CTGGTGAACGCCCTCTACCCCTGCGCGATCACCCACGTACGCAGCGCGCCCCGCCGATACGCCTTCCGGCACCGCACCTATCTGTGGCTGATCGACCCGGACGCACCCCCGCCGCTGCCCCGCGCCCTGCGCCCGCTGGCCGGCTTCGACGCCCGCGACCACTTCGGCGGCACCGCCCCGACCATCCGGGCCGGCCTCGCACGCTTCCTGGCCGCGCACGGCGTCGACCTCGCCGACGGCTCCGTACGCATGCTCACCCAGGCCCGGGTCCTGGGCCATGTCTTCAACCCGCTCACCGTCTACTGGTGCCGCCGCGCCGACGGCACCCCGCTGTGCACGGTCGCCGAAGTGCACAACACCTACGGCGAGCGCCACTGCTATCTGCTGCGCCCCGACGACTCGGGCCGGGCCGACACCCGCAAGCAGTTCTATGTCTCGCCGTTCTTCGGCACCGACGCCGACTACCGGATGCGTTTGCCCGAACCCGGGCCCCGGCTCGCCCTGACCATCCATCTGGAGCGCGCCGGCACCCGGCCCTTCACCGCCACGGTCACCGGCCGGCGCCGGCCGGCGACCCCCGGCACCCTGCTCCGCCTCGCCGTACGCCACCCCTGGTCCACGGCCGTCGTCTCGGCCGCCATCCGGCTGCACGGCATCCGCCTCCTGGCGCGCGGCCTGCGCGTGCGGCCCCGCCCCGACCACCCCCTTCAGGAAGGAATGCGATGA
- a CDS encoding siderophore-interacting protein → MAERPERRAPSAQGAQVLRTEQITPHMIRVVLGGDGLAGFALSGFTDHYVKLCFAPEGADYAHPFDMARIREDYPRELWPTTRTYTVRSWDPAARELAIDFVVHGDEGLAGPWAAHAKPGDQVTFLGPGGGYGPDASADWHLLVGDESALPAVAAALEQMPAGAVVRAFVEVADASEEQKITTPDGVEVSWLHRGDRPVGELLTAAVKELEFPAGDVQAFVHGEAGFVKEIRRHLRLDRKIPLSQLSISGYWRLGQNDDAWRSVKREWNEQVEREQEGAA, encoded by the coding sequence GTGGCAGAACGACCGGAACGGCGGGCACCCTCGGCTCAGGGGGCGCAGGTCCTGCGCACCGAGCAGATCACCCCGCACATGATCCGGGTGGTGCTCGGCGGCGACGGTCTCGCCGGTTTCGCCCTCTCGGGCTTCACCGACCACTACGTCAAGCTGTGCTTCGCCCCCGAGGGCGCGGACTACGCACACCCCTTCGACATGGCCCGCATCCGCGAGGACTATCCGCGCGAGCTGTGGCCCACCACCCGTACGTACACGGTGCGTTCCTGGGACCCGGCCGCCCGGGAGCTGGCGATCGACTTCGTCGTGCACGGCGACGAGGGCCTGGCCGGCCCGTGGGCCGCGCACGCGAAGCCCGGCGACCAGGTGACGTTCCTGGGCCCCGGCGGGGGTTACGGCCCCGACGCCTCGGCCGACTGGCACCTGCTGGTGGGCGACGAGAGCGCGCTCCCGGCCGTGGCCGCCGCGCTGGAGCAGATGCCGGCGGGTGCGGTGGTGCGCGCGTTCGTCGAGGTGGCGGACGCCTCGGAGGAGCAGAAGATCACGACGCCGGACGGCGTCGAGGTCAGCTGGCTGCACCGCGGCGACCGCCCGGTCGGCGAGCTGCTCACCGCCGCGGTCAAGGAGCTGGAGTTCCCGGCGGGCGACGTCCAGGCGTTCGTCCACGGCGAGGCGGGCTTCGTCAAGGAGATCCGCCGCCATCTGCGGCTGGACCGCAAGATCCCGCTGTCGCAGCTGTCGATCTCCGGCTACTGGCGGCTCGGCCAGAACGACGACGCCTGGCGCTCCGTCAAGCGCGAGTGGAACGAGCAGGTGGAACGCGAGCAGGAGGGCGCCGCGTAG
- a CDS encoding ABC transporter permease has translation MSGRTLAQTWYMTQRQLMAILRQPVFLAISLVQPVIWLFLFGNLFKKVVELGGFGTTSYLDYLIPGIVVMSALGSSMWAGMGTLEEIERGTLNRFLTTPVSRNALMNANVVQNGISTAVQSVIILLLGRAAGATYPGGAAGLLILVAASILLGTVFGALSNALGMLVRRRESIIGINTFLLLPLTFLSTSFMAPSQMPSWMRDIAAFNPVNWAMVAGRSALGPDPDWGLVLGRGGALLALAVAAVWLSTRTFRSYQKSV, from the coding sequence ATGAGCGGCCGGACACTGGCCCAGACCTGGTACATGACCCAGCGCCAGCTGATGGCGATCCTCCGGCAGCCGGTCTTCCTGGCCATCTCACTGGTCCAGCCGGTGATCTGGCTGTTCCTGTTCGGCAACCTCTTCAAGAAGGTCGTCGAACTCGGCGGCTTCGGCACCACGTCCTATCTGGACTACCTGATCCCCGGCATCGTCGTCATGAGCGCCCTGGGGTCGAGCATGTGGGCCGGCATGGGCACCCTGGAGGAGATCGAGCGCGGCACGCTCAACCGCTTCCTGACCACCCCGGTCAGCCGCAACGCGCTGATGAACGCCAACGTCGTGCAGAACGGCATCAGTACGGCCGTGCAGTCCGTGATCATCCTGCTGCTCGGCCGGGCGGCCGGTGCCACCTACCCGGGCGGGGCCGCCGGACTGCTGATCCTGGTCGCCGCCTCGATCCTGCTCGGTACGGTGTTCGGCGCGCTCTCCAACGCGCTGGGCATGCTGGTCCGCCGGCGGGAGTCGATCATCGGCATCAACACCTTCCTGCTGCTGCCGCTGACCTTCCTGTCCACCTCCTTCATGGCGCCGAGCCAGATGCCCTCCTGGATGCGTGACATCGCCGCCTTCAACCCGGTCAACTGGGCCATGGTGGCCGGACGCTCCGCCCTCGGCCCCGACCCGGACTGGGGGCTGGTCCTCGGCCGAGGGGGAGCGCTGCTCGCGCTCGCCGTGGCCGCGGTCTGGCTGTCGACCCGCACGTTCCGCTCGTACCAGAAGTCCGTCTGA
- a CDS encoding ATP-binding cassette domain-containing protein — translation MSTRAPAVEARQLIKTYPGEVTALNGMGLTVAPGTVFGLLGPNGAGKSTTVKILTTLARPDSGTASVAGHDVLRHPDRVRRSIGVVAQKSGADPVATGRENLVLQGRLYGMRGTAVQQRADELLVRFDLADAGNRQVKGYSGGMQRRLDVALGLVHRPEVLFLDEPTTGLDPEARTAMWEEISRLAGEEGLTIVLTTHYLEEADRLAERIAIVDRGRVVVEGTPDALKGELRGDAVHMELRADADRDTATAALAGLPGVHEVLTEGSRVSVRAEDGAQAVPVLLAALERAGARVAAATVARPSLDDVYLRYAGRHFAEAEAAGPHDAPAPVPAGGPR, via the coding sequence ATGAGCACCCGTGCGCCCGCCGTAGAGGCGCGGCAGCTGATCAAGACCTATCCCGGTGAGGTCACCGCCCTCAACGGCATGGGCCTCACCGTCGCACCCGGCACCGTCTTCGGCCTCCTCGGGCCCAACGGTGCCGGGAAGTCGACCACCGTCAAGATCCTCACCACCCTCGCCCGCCCGGACTCCGGCACCGCGTCCGTCGCCGGGCACGACGTCCTGCGCCACCCCGACCGGGTCCGCCGGTCGATCGGCGTGGTCGCCCAGAAGTCCGGTGCCGACCCGGTCGCCACCGGACGGGAGAACCTGGTGCTCCAGGGCCGGCTGTACGGGATGCGCGGCACCGCCGTCCAGCAGCGCGCCGATGAGCTGCTGGTCCGCTTCGACCTCGCCGACGCGGGCAACCGCCAGGTCAAGGGGTACTCCGGCGGAATGCAGCGCCGCCTGGACGTGGCGCTGGGCCTGGTCCACCGCCCCGAGGTGCTCTTCCTCGACGAGCCGACGACCGGCCTCGACCCGGAGGCGCGCACGGCGATGTGGGAGGAGATCTCCCGGCTGGCCGGCGAGGAGGGGCTGACCATCGTCCTCACCACGCACTACCTGGAGGAGGCCGACCGGCTGGCCGAACGCATCGCCATCGTCGACCGCGGCCGGGTCGTCGTCGAGGGAACACCCGACGCGCTCAAGGGCGAACTGCGGGGCGACGCCGTCCACATGGAGCTGCGCGCGGATGCCGACCGCGACACCGCGACCGCCGCGCTGGCCGGACTGCCCGGGGTGCACGAGGTCCTCACCGAGGGCAGCCGGGTCAGCGTCCGCGCCGAGGACGGCGCGCAAGCGGTCCCGGTGCTGCTCGCCGCCCTGGAGCGGGCCGGGGCGAGGGTGGCCGCCGCCACCGTCGCCCGCCCCTCCCTCGACGACGTCTATCTGCGCTACGCGGGACGCCACTTCGCCGAGGCGGAGGCCGCAGGCCCGCACGACGCACCCGCACCGGTCCCCGCAGGAGGCCCCCGATGA